The nucleotide sequence GCTGGCTCACAAAATAGAAGGTTTAGGATTGCCTGTTGGGCATGGTAAAAGCATTTCTCGGAGTCTTATTATCATGCATTTCTTTGAGTCTTATTGTCAGTATCATGTATTGAGTTCTATGCTCATTGCAAGCTTGGATTTCTTATGTCTACAAAATACAAATAACACTGTTGCTAAGCAATATTTCCTTCCATTAATGATACATATTATGCCTGATAGTGAATTCTGGATTTTACACAATTCAGTTCTTCAAATATTCAGTTATTTCAGAGAAATCCTTTAAGCTAACCCACTTCAACCTCTTCAGTATCCTATGTTAAGCGGCTAAATGTCCCAAGTGGTATGGTGGGGGCTTGTCGCCTTGATGTAGCGTATGAACATTTCAAGGTATATGGCAACAAGAAATTGCTCTTGTGATATTTATGCGATTCAATATCACACTGATATTATACTATTATGCATGAATTTGTTTTCAACAAGTTTGGTTGCTGAGCACTTCAAATCTAGTACTTCTTCATAGTATGCTACTCTATCTGGATAGCATAACCCAGTAGGTTTAAATTTCCATTTGCTACATGATATTGCGATGTGTTTGGTCAGTAATAAAATATGCGGTTATTACATCATGTATTGGAAAAACACTTCCAAATTAGCTTCCATGGATCTTTGAAGTGATCATAAGTGTAGGTGCTTATGTTAATATAAATTTTAACTTCTAACtcctaaggcctcctttggttcataggataggaatattatAGGAATAGGAActtcataggaagtgagatgacatgcatctcaattcctataaagaaagagatgccatttgatgcataggataggaatttttccattgagtctaggctaatgtttttttccctttgaaatgtgaaggattggaccctatcctacataggattaggaatccattcctacaaaccaaagggctccatAGGAATTTTTCATTtgaaaatcctatcctatgaaattcctataagattcctacaaaccaaaggaggtcTAAGTTTCCACACCAGATTCTTTCCTTACTTCTCAACATGGATGCATACGCTATGGCATATGTTTTTTACGAGTACTGACACCAACTGGCCGTGGTTTGAAATATACCACATTGACACTATCCATACTGCAGATCACCATTTGAAAAAGTGTTTTTGTATTTCCAGATGCTATTTGGCTATTTAATTCCAGTTTGCTCTTTGAGAATGTCTATTCATTTGTTGCGCAGCATAACAATATTTGTACTCTACAGTTGAATGTTCCAATAGTTCATGtcaagctcaactttttctttaTTGAACATTAAGTTTATAGCCTGCTTTGATAGTACTGGCATTGAAAAACTGCATTATCTGCACGTGTCTTGGCTGCAGTTGCTGTGCAGCAAGCTGGTAGCAGTAATAGGCTTGTACGTGCATATTTGTGAAGGTGTAGGATAAAGTAGAAAGAGCTCAAGTGTCCATGTTGGATATGGATTCTCCTTTAAAAGTTAAAATTAAGTAGAGTCCAATTAAATTAGGATTTAGGAATATAGTCAAGAGTTTCTGTTGTTGTCCGATTTGTGTATCAAGTTAGCTGTTCTATATAAAGGACAAGCATGCACTCATCTTTTAGGGTCAATAATTAACGAAGTTCCAATTAGCCTCAGAGCCTCTCTTCTTTGTTGGGAGTGAGGCCAGACACCATATTTGTAAATGTTATGCACTATGCTTGGTGTATTGTTATGGCCCAATACATATACACAATACAAGGTGTGAAAAGTTGAAGAGAATCTCCTTCGATATACCTTCTTTTTTTACCTTTAAGCATTATACATATGGCATGTTGCGTTCAATGTATTCAGGAAAATTGTTGTTTTGCAGGAAAAGCCTCACATGTTCCAGTTTGTTCCAAACGAGAAGCAGGTTTGTGCTTAAATATTTCAGTTTTGCAAATAACTTAACATGTGAACAGAAACTAATTTTCTTCTCCTTTTAGGTCAAAGCTGCTAATAAGCTCTTAAAGTCAATCCCACAAAGGGGCAGAAGGAAAAAACTTGCTGGTGTTCCTGTTTTTAGTGCTCAAAATTTGAATATTGCAGTGGCAACAAATGATGGAATTAGATGGTATGGATTAAATTCTTTATTATTCTCCATTGATCATTCCCCCACTATTTTGATCATTCCCCCACTATTTTGATCATTCCCCCACTATTTTGTCAGGTTCCTGTCAAATGCTACTCTGGAGATCCACCTTTCAGATTTACATTTGCTTCCTTTTTTTAGTTAATTCGTTTTTTTGTCAAGTATGCTTCTGTTTAACAATTTCCCTTTTCTGCATGATATCCTTGGTTCCTGTCAAATGTCAATTAGGTTGGATTATCTGCATATGGTCCATTTACGCGTGCTCTTAGACTCTGCTATGATGTTTCATATGTTATTTATGTTGATTCTTGTGCATACTAGATGCTTCTGCCTATGCCAGCAGAAAATAGGAGATTGTCATGTCTTAAATATTTCATGAAAGCATAACATGAATTTCACTGCTCATGAGTTCAGGTATTCACCATACTTTTTTGATAAAAACTTGTTGGACAATATTCTCGAAGCTTCAATGGATCAGCATTTTCATTCAATGATTCAAAACCGCCATATACAACGTAGAAGAGATATTGTTGATGATAGTTTAACATCAGAAATACTTGAAGAAAGTGCGGACAGCTTGCTTGAGCCCCCAGAGGTACTATGATCATTCAATGCATAGAAAATATTTAAATTCCTATTTTTAGACTGTTGGCCTCATATTTTGAGTAACTATTATGCAGATGCAAGAATTGATGAATGAGATTGGTCCAGCTGGAATACCATTAAGTGTTGTAACAAAAGCAGCTGAGATCCAGTGTCTTGATGTTGTTGATAGATTACTTTTAGGAAATAAGTGGCTCAGAAGAGCTACTGGCATACAACCACATTTTCCTTATGTTGTTGATTCATTTGAAGAAAGGTACCGATGCAATACCACGCTTATATTAGCCTATTTCTTCTCTCAATTTTTGTagaattgttccttcttctgtagtGACTTATGGAGGGAGACTAACTACCGAAGTTGTTAATTTGTATTTAGAGGCTTTCCGGATTTGGATTGCATTTAAGTGTGCATGACCTAATTTTGCATATTTAAATAAGTATAGTATCATAACTTGATAGCTTGATGGCCATACGTAGTATAAATTGTTAAAATGCCAAACCTCTAGGTTCATTTAGAGGCTGTTATTGTAatattacctccgtcccaaattacttgtcttagatttgtcgtGTCTAGATACATCCAGAGGGAGTATAAGATATTCGATTATCTGGCCTCAAGGGTGGAAGTCAAACTTATCTTTTGGAGAGCTACAAATAGGAACTTTTGAAACTATTGAACAAGCAAAATCCATCTCTTTGTTGTATCAGTAATAGCATAAGCTATTTGATTAGTGTCCATTATAGCCTTTGCATTGCCTTCATTTTGAACTACTAACATCTATATTTTGTTCAACCTTCCAGGACAGCAGTTTCAGTTGACAGGATTGCTACCTCCAGTAATACTTCAACTGCCTCTAAGGATGCTGACTGCTGCCCAACTGATCAGCAGTCTCAAACTTTGGAGTCAAACATTGATAGCGGCAACCACAGAACACACAATAGCCGAGATCATGGCCGGTCTCACTTCCCATTTAGCAATCTACTTTCTAATATATGGCCAGGGCACGATAGAATGTTCAAACGGCAAGAAAATGACTCCAGATCCAGAAGGTTTGTTCTTCAACGGCATCCTCTTTCGGTCTTCCCCCTTTCTCGTTCATGGTCATGCAGAAAAGCATGTGTTGTGGGGTGTATCTCTTGATCTCACATGAAGTCAGTTGACACTGGACCAAACGTGGCTTAAATTTTTGGAGCAAAACTGTTTTAAAATGATAATTTATCCTACTGTTGTTTGGTTAGGATTTATCTGTATTGTCTGTCTACTTATTTTTGGGTCCTCTTGGTTTGATACACAGATATGATTCAAGCATGAACAATGATTTGCAAGCAAACCCTCTTCTACCCAAAATCACCATGGTTGGCATCTCAATGAGCGAAGGGGGACAAATGAGCAAAGCCAACCTAAAGAAAACAATGGATGACTTGACAAAAGAGTTGGAGCAAGCAGGCGAAAAAACGGTCTTCGGCGATGAGAAAGATCCGCTGTTTGTTGCCAACGTTGGTGATTACTCCAGGATTACAAAGTTTAGCTCGACATGAAATTCATTTTTGGTACACGAGATTCATTCTCACAAAGCACAAGTATGAGCACCGCCCCATGCTTCTCATGAAGAGCTTCTGATTCAGCTACTCATCCAGTCGATCCTGGCGCATACTTGATGTCTTCACAAAATTAGCTGAACGTGTCAATATTTAACTTCAGAGTGTCATATGGCGCTGCAAACGGCACGAGGTCTCGTATGTATGTTTGTAAAAAATTTAGGTGATGCAAGCATTGATTGCCCATGGTTTTGACAGTACATGAGGATTGAGGACGCACACCGGCATGCGGTGGTTCTGCAAGATGTTCCTGTTTCCTTTCTCAGAATTTGACAGAAACGGTCTGCCAAAGGATGCTTGTCGATGCACATGTATATGTATATTGAGCGCTTACTGCCATTGTATGCACAACAAACTACTGTAAGgaatccccgcaaaaaaaaaaaaaaaactactgtAAGGAAGTTTGTTGGTCTGAGTTGGTCATGAATTATACGGTGTATTTGTATTTTATTCCAAACTAAAACAACGTCACTTATTTCctgatggagggagtatttgaaaTGGTCGATGAATCAGATAACTGGAAGAACATATATAGATTGAAACAGCTCATACTGATTTATGTTGTTCTTGGCCAGAAAATTGCCGGAGGCTCCCTTGGACAGCTTATTTAATTTTGTTTGACAGAGCTCACTCCTTGTGTAAGGTGCTCACAACAACAGTCCCTTTCACCCTTGAACTAAATCTCAAGTCACAGTTAAATAGCAGCTGctagattgaaagttttctctacGTACAACAGCAGCTGTTTATATTTATTCAAAGGCAGACGATACATGCAATCGCCTGGCATCAGACGCATTTAGCCAACACTTGCCTTTCAGCTTTCAGTTTACCCCTGCCCTGCAGTCTTGTACTCTTGATTAATAGATTTAACTGAAATCAACTGTTTTCGCTTGGCTTTCCATCATTTTCCGAGTTCTCAGCAGCGGCAGCCGCAGCGTCCGCAGCCTCACCCAAACCCATCTTCTGCAGCGCATTCGCAAAGCCATCGACATCTGTGGCGGTGATTTTATAGGGCGTGTGACTGGGGCCAGGGAAAGACCGTGTCTCCACCTCTTGCTTGTAGTCTGATAGCGCCTTGTTAATGACACTGCCGACGTTGCCGAATTGCTTGCAGAATTTTGGTGTCACCTGCAGGCAGAGAAAATTGTATAGACTTGAGCTCGGCGCAAATCACATAACATGGTAAAATTTCTGGGCAACGCTGAAATGGACGGCCGCGTTTACCTTGGCATGGTGTGGATGCTGCATCATCCCTAACAAGTCATGGTACACCAAGACCTGCATGACAAATGTCTTGACATTAGGGTTTCATGAATGAACATAGACGCCAATTCTCTGGTTTTGGAATACATggaaacacatatcttttttcctTCTGCATGGTGATAACAAAATATGCAAGACCAAGAGGATGCACAGCATTCAAGTGGCATATTTGACTAGGTTTCTTTCGGCACAAATTGTTCAAGTTGTCAGGGAAAAGGTGCTTACTGTGCTAAAGTCAAGCATACACTGCTATTTTTTCGCAAAGGAAAAAGTGAAGCATAGATTGCGCATGCCATGAGGAATTGCTTACATAGATAGAATAAATACAACTAACAAAATTATGATTCCTTGAAAATCAAGATCAGAATCAGTGTATGGATAGAGCATGAAGAATAATTGTACCTGCCCACTGCAGAATGGCCCAGCACCGATGCCAATGGTTGGGATTTTCAATGCTGATGTTGCAGCTGCTGCCACCGGAGCTGGCACACACTCCAACACAACCGAGAAGCAACCAGCCTCTTGCAATGCGATTGCTGTCTCTACAACCTGCACACACAAGCAGAATAACATGGAGCAAAATGTATGTCAAGCCACAGGTCATGATACATGCTAACAGCCAAATTGCCAGCAAAAACAAACTAGGCACCTTTATAGCACTATCAACTGTCTTCCCCTGTGGTCGAAACCCACCAAGTACACTAATAGCCTGCGGCGTAAGCCCAACATGACCCATGACAGCAATTCCAGCCTCCACAATAGCCTTAGCTGCACTGATCCTAGATGGAGCTCCTCCTTCCAATTTGATTGCATCCATTCCACCTTCTTTTAACACCCTCACCGCAGAGTCAACAGCCTGTAAGAAAAGGTATATTACATGAAAGCTCAAGTCCAAAATGCCTAGCTCTTATACACTGAAGTTGTAGATACCATTTGACACATGATACCGTATTACCATTCCACTACGATATGCGTCATATATTCATGTCTATCGCATTCAGCATGCTCATGAGTTGGGTTATCATTTTATATATTTTGAGATGTAGTGATGTAGCTGCATTTGCAACTAAGAAATAAAACCGAGTCTGAACCTCCTTTTTAGCTTAAAAAAAACTACAATACAGATAGATCATTGTGACAACAATATCAACGATCAATTGAACTTTATTAGCACATAAAGGTTGCACCATCAGTTTTCTGAACTCAAGGGTAAGGCTTTGTGAGTTGTGACAAACCAGAAGGGAATCAATCAAGGAAAATGGTAATCTCCTTAGAGCAGGGAACAGCTAACTCTACTCTACGGGACATGCAAAATTAGTGCCGTCACACGAACAAGCATAGCAATTCCTTACTGACGACAGCAAATGGCAACTGGAGAGGTTAATAGGGGGAGTACAAAGCATGTCACACCTACCACACCAGCAGTGGCAAAGAAGGAATTGCTAACGGGCGGCATTATGGCAATTTAATTTCTATGTCCACCGGATCGAATCGGAGAGGACGAGAATGGGAGGGACGCCCGTGGGGAACTACTACCTGCGTGGAAGAGGACTCGTAGCAACCGAAGGAGAGGTCGCCTACGAGGAGCGGGCGCGAGGCGCCTCGCGCCACGGCGCGGCAGTGCTCGAGCATGACGTCGAGGGAGATGGGGAGGGTGGTGTCGTGGCCGTGGACGACCATGGCGGCGGAGTCGCCGACGAGGCAGACGTCGATCCCCGCGGAGTCGACGTGGACGGCGGACGGGTAGTCGTAGGCGGTGACGACGGTGATGGGCTCCCCCCGGCGGTGCTTCCCGCGGAGGGTCGTCACCGtcacgcgccgcgccgccgccgcctcctgcggcCGCGGGCCCCCGTAGACGGTCGACTCCGGCACGTTGCTCAGCATCCGCCGCGCCAGGCGCCGGAAGGCGTGCCCCGTCGCCATCGTGCGAAGCGGCGGCGTTCGAGTGGGAATCCCCGTTCGAGTGTGGTTGGTTGGTGCGACACGAGAGCGACGGGAGTCTTTGGATACTGAGAACGAGAATTTTGGGGGCCGGGCTTGGTAGGTTCTGAGTGCGTGTGCAAGGGTTTGCGTCGTACAGTCGTACTGTGTTTTGCAAGGGGAAATTAAAGCAACTCCAATGAAGCGACCATTTCGTCCGTCCGTGTTTGTTTGGATCGGCATGGACAAAAATAACGGCCCAACGTGCCGATTCAAACGGACGtgcgtccgtttttcgtccgcgggcgaccctTTCCAGGCCCAATTTTAAGCTGGATTTGTGTTGGCGCGGACACAAGACGGATGCGCGCGTGCACCTACTCCTCTTCTCGGGCCCGTCGGCCGGTGGCAGCCACCATCATTTTCCCATTTTCCTCAAAAACGCTCCCGCCCCCGCGCGCCCCGCCCCccaactagccatgaaggatgccATCGACTTCgacctcgacgccgtcgccggcctcgcctccctcgcctcgtccggcgccgtcgccccctccgggaaaggcaagcctcgtgccccgcgcaagaccgccgtcgcgaccaagccgaagaaggcgctgacgcccgaacaacgggcaagggagtcggccaagaggaagggccggaggcacgtcgcgaacgcgagggatgaggccgccgcgcagcaggagttcaccaacgcccgcgtcgccgcgacaacgagggaggcgctctacatgctaggggtaaaccctagccagcacaaCGTCCTCCAAGCCGCCATCgtcgcggccagcaccggctcgtcggcATTTCCTCGAATGGTGATGCCCGACTCACCCCGCGCGTCGGCTTGCAACCCggtccccggcttccacgtctacccgcaggcctcccgcctctccggggagtgctcacccgacgtgagcgtggtcgcgccttccacgcctgcgcccgcgcccatcgacctcaacgccaccccgATGGTCGATGGCTCGTCGTCCGGCGGCACGAGGAAACGTGCGCGACAGACGGGAGCCCGTAACCTGTTCGAGGAAATGCCGTCCGTCGTCGATGAGGACTACATGCAAaacctcatcttcgagggtggtgcgccgtgcgctggctacgatcccgaagaggcacaaagccaggacggccgcgggATGTTCACGCCGcccgctggctatgatcccgatggagatccaaaggaggaggcttgatcttgatctcgaggaggagcgccggcgtttcaaggcggagcaaatgaatgctttcatggagatccaaaggaggaggcttgatcttgacgccgagaagcaagccaagatgttcgagctcgaggcggagaagcaagccaagatgctaaagatcgaggccgccaacgccaagacaaaggcgaaagaagtggctcttgtaagcatgatgaccggggtggagatcatgaaggtggatctcaacaccgtgtcacCAAGGAAGAGgtgtggttcgagaagatgcaggctgacatgctcaagttcgacgacgagtgatctatggcgtcgggggccatcttttttgtatgccgACAGGTGTGCCGGCATGACCACGGGAGCCGCGACGGCGTGATCGAACTCAAGTCCCAccattttttgtgtgctggcatgtgtgtcggccggctggcgagtgcgccagcatgaactgtggtATTTTATGAAGTCGACATTGTATGCCagcgctggca is from Triticum aestivum cultivar Chinese Spring chromosome 3A, IWGSC CS RefSeq v2.1, whole genome shotgun sequence and encodes:
- the LOC123060759 gene encoding uncharacterized protein, with product MPSSSSNPFHCSLTSNPPPTSSPSSSSPAPHLAAPPLLPVSPASAAPSSSSSSSAPNLRPQPQRLMAGPAAVGGGKGAAGGIKVGGSGGPAFVGQVFTMLDPSGNGLMAVTKRFDLRHFIADRTPTWFKRILSPLKKSDNDPVFRFFMDLNDSVSYVKRLNVPSGMVGACRLDVAYEHFKEKPHMFQFVPNEKQVKAANKLLKSIPQRGRRKKLAGVPVFSAQNLNIAVATNDGIRWYSPYFFDKNLLDNILEASMDQHFHSMIQNRHIQRRRDIVDDSLTSEILEESADSLLEPPEMQELMNEIGPAGIPLSVVTKAAEIQCLDVVDRLLLGNKWLRRATGIQPHFPYVVDSFEERTAVSVDRIATSSNTSTASKDADCCPTDQQSQTLESNIDSGNHRTHNSRDHGRSHFPFSNLLSNIWPGHDRMFKRQENDSRSRRYDSSMNNDLQANPLLPKITMVGISMSEGGQMSKANLKKTMDDLTKELEQAGEKTVFGDEKDPLFVANVGDYSRITKFSST
- the LOC123060760 gene encoding 3-methyl-2-oxobutanoate hydroxymethyltransferase 1, mitochondrial produces the protein MATGHAFRRLARRMLSNVPESTVYGGPRPQEAAAARRVTVTTLRGKHRRGEPITVVTAYDYPSAVHVDSAGIDVCLVGDSAAMVVHGHDTTLPISLDVMLEHCRAVARGASRPLLVGDLSFGCYESSSTQAVDSAVRVLKEGGMDAIKLEGGAPSRISAAKAIVEAGIAVMGHVGLTPQAISVLGGFRPQGKTVDSAIKVVETAIALQEAGCFSVVLECVPAPVAAAATSALKIPTIGIGAGPFCSGQVLVYHDLLGMMQHPHHAKVTPKFCKQFGNVGSVINKALSDYKQEVETRSFPGPSHTPYKITATDVDGFANALQKMGLGEAADAAAAAAENSENDGKPSENS